The genomic region AAGTGCCAAAGAAGTAGTTTTCATCTAAGATCCTTTCAAGAAATTTAAGGCTATTTTATTCTATAAATTTAGCTTTTTACCTTATTTAATATGATATTTTCATGCCGTTTTGGCAAAGTTGCAACCATTCTACACAATCAAGACTTAAAAAAATATTTTCTTAAGATTAAATTTATATTTCTTTATCAGCCAAAATAAATTTGATAAACCGGCTATTTAAATATCATTTTTTATTGTATAATCCACCGCAGTTCTAAGTTTTAGAAAAACTGTTGCAAATTTACAACTAATCAATAGCTTTTATAAATGTTAATAACAATCAAATTTTGGAGGTTTTTATGAAAAAATCACTTATGTTGGCTGCTTCTATGCTGCTTTTATCTTTAAATTTCGCTTCTGGCGCAGACGAGAAAACGCAAGTTAGCTTTAGTGGCTCATCTACTCTAGCTCCAGTCATCGCTAAAATTTCAACCAACTTTATCGAAAAGTACGAGACTTGGGACAAGGTTGATAACTCTTTACCAAACAAAAACATCACCATCTTTGTCTCAGCTGGTGGCTCTGGTGCTGGCGTAAAAGCCGTGCTTGATCATGTCGCTGACTTTGGCATGCTAGCTCGCGATATAAAAGATAGCGAAAAGGCAAAGATCAAGGATATGAAAGCCTATACGCTTGGCATAGACGCACTTTGTGTGGCTGTAAACCCAGAAAATGAGGTGATAAAGCTAAAGGGCGGAAATTTAAGCAAAAATGAGATCGTCAAAATTTTCTCAGGCGAGTACAAAAAGTGGAGTGACCTTGACAAATCCCTACCAAATGACGAAATAGTCGTAGTTACAAGAGATCTTGGTGGCGGCGCTCACGAGGTATTTCAAAAAAAGATCATGAAAGATGTCAAAGTTAGTAAAAACGTCATCCAATCACCATCAATGGGCGCACTTGTCTCAAAAATCATCGAAAATAAAAACGCTATTGGCTATGCATCTTTTGGTATCACAAACCAAAACAAAGGCAAGCTAATACCACTAAACGTTGACGGTGTGGAGCCAACTGTTAAAAATATAGTTGATGGCAAATACTACATCTCTCGTCCGCTCATCATCGTAAAAAGTGGCGATCTAAGCAAGAGTGAGCAAATTTTTGTAGACGTGCTAAATTCAGCTGAAGGTCAAAAGACTATCGAAAAAATGGGATTTATACCAGTAAAATAGTCTAATGACAGGGCAAATTTTTAAAGGCGGGGTATATCTTTTCACACTTTTATCCGCCATACTTTTGCTTTTACTCGTGGGGTTTTTACTGATAAATTCCACGAGTTTTTTTGCAGAAGTAAGCCTTTTTGACTTCTTGCTAAACGGCGACTGGGACGTTAGCACAGAGCCTTTTAGCTTTGGGCTGTTTAATATCCTAATCGCAAATTTCGCAGTTGCGTTTTTAGCTTGTATATTTTCATTTTTTATCTCGCTTGGTATCACTATATTTATATGCTTTTTTGCGAGCGCCTGGCTTAAACACGTGCTAGACTGGATGATACGAATACTAGCTGGCATACCATCTATCATATATGGATTTTTCGCGCTTTACACGGTTGTAAAAATTTTAGAGTCAGGGCTAAAAATGTCCGCTGGTGAGTCAGTTTTGGCAGCTAGCCTCATCCTTAGCGTCATGATACTGCCATTTTTTACCTCGCACTTACTCCAAAGTGTTGATCTGCTAAAGCAAAATTTCAAAACAAACTCGGACGCGCTTGGCGTAAGCACAGGATATTTTATAAGAAAAATAATTTTTAGAAAATCCATAAAAACAAGCATTTCAGGCTTTATACTCGCATTTTCAAGGGCAGCTGGCGAGACGATGGCTGTGATGATGGTCATAGGCAACACTCCACTTTTTCCGCACCTACTCTCAAAAGCTCAGACCATACCATCTCTAATAGCCCTTGAAATGGGCATGAGCGAGGCTGGTAGCTTGCACTATCACGCCCTAATAGCAAGCGGATTTGTCCTGCTTGTTTTTATATTTTTGCTAAATATTTTTATCTTTAAATTTGAGAAAAACAATGAACGCTTTTAAAGATCATCTAGTCAAATTTTACGCCTATCTTTGCGTATTTATAGTCGTTGCGGTGATATTTTGGATATTTTATTTCATCTTTGCAAATGGTATCTCTCAGATAAATTTAGACTTTCTAACCAAAAATCCGCAAGGTTTAAATTTAGGTGAGAGTGGTGGCATAAGAGACGCTATCATAGGCTCATTTTTGCTAATGATACTATCCATGATATTTTCTGCGCTTCTTGGCGTTAGCTGCGCCATTTATAGGCAAATTTACTGCACTTCTAGCACAATCAAACTTGGGCTTAAATTTATCATCCAAACGATGGCCTCCATACCCTCTATATTGCTTGGGATGTTTGTTTATGGGCTTTTTATCGTTAGTCTTGATATCCCTAAAAGCCTACTAACAGCTAGTATTACGCTTGCTTTGATGGTCTTTCCATTTGTTGAAGTAAGCGTTGAAAAGGTGATCTCTCAGATTGATGAAAAGATGTTAAGAGATAGCTTCGCGCTTGGCGTTGATAAAAATTTCATGGCTAGAAAGCTTGTTTTGCCAACTATTAGAAAAAATATAATATCTATTTTAATACTTGCTGGCAGCTACGCCATAGGGGCAACTGCACCGCTACTTTTAACTGGAGTCGTCTTCATGGCAAAGGCAGAAGGCCTGCTCTCGCCAGTCATGGCACTGCCTTTTCACCTGCATATGCTCCTAAGCCAGTCAGTCGCAACGCAAAATGCCTACGCCACGGCGCTCGTGCTCATTTTTATACTGATAATTTTGCACCTGCTTTCAGCCGTAGTTTTATTTGATATAGGAGAGAAAATTGCTAGATATTTTAAACATAAAAGATCTTAGTATCTCTTACCAAGATAATGAAATTTTAAAAGATCTAAATTTAAGCGTCGCCGAAAACGAGATCATCTGCCTAATGGGCAGCTCAGGATGTGGCAAATCGACATTTCTATCAGCGCTAAATGGCTTTTTAGAGCAAAAAGGCGGCAGATATAGCGGAGAGATACTATTTAAAGGTGAAAATATCAAAAATAAGGGCGAAATTTGGCTAAGACGAAAACTAGCCATACTCTTTCAAGATGCCACACTCTTTCCCTTTAGCGTAGAAAGAAATTTGACCTATGCGATGGAATTTTATGAAGGCAGCATAAAAGATAAGCAAAAAAGAGTAGAAGAGCTCTTAAAAAGCGTAAATTTACTGGGCGAAATAAGTGACCTTGATATGCCAGCTAGCAAGCTCTCTGGCGGTCAAAAGCAAAGACTTTGTATCGCAAGGATGCTAACTACAAAACCTGAAGTGCTCATGCTTGACGAGCCTTGCTCATCGCTTGATATGAAAAATATTTTGATCGTAGAAGATCTTTTAAAAAGCTTGTCGCAAAGATACACCATCATCATAACCACGCACAATGAAGAGCAGGCAAAAAGGCTTGGCGGCAGGATAGTTCGCATAGTGGATAAGAAATTTGCATTTTAAAAGAGCTAGAAATTCTAGCTCTAAATTTAGTCGATAAATCTTTTTATGATATTTGCGTAGGCATCGATCCTGCGGTCTCTTAAAAATGGCCAAATTCTTCGCACTTCTTCGCTTCTTTTCATATCTATTTCAACGATCTTGCATAACTCATCTGTGCTATTTGCACGGAAAAGCTGCTCGCCTTGTGGCCCAAAAACAAAGCTATTTCCCCAAAATTTGATCCCATCCATCACGCCGCTATCATCTTTTTCAAAGCCCACACGATTTACTGCGACCACTGGCAGGCCATTTGCCACACTGTGGCCTCTTTGCACTGCCACCCACGCTTCAAGCTGTCTTGACTTTTCATCGTCGCTATCGTCCTCAAACCAGCCAATAGCCGTTGGATAGATGAGAATTTTCGCCCCTTTTAGCGCCATTAACCTTGCTGCTTCTGGATACCACTGATCCCAGCAGACCAAAACGCCAAGCTTACCAAGGCTAGTTTCAACTGGCTCAAAGCCAATATCACCAGGCGTAAAGTAAAATTTCTCATAAAATCCAGGGTCATCAGGGATATGCATTTTTCGGTATTTGCCAGCCACACTGCCGTCACACTCGAAGACAAAGGCGGTGTTGTGATAAAGTCCGTCAGCCCTCTTTTCAAAGAGCGAAGTGACTAAAACCACGCCATTTTCTTTTGCCACCCTGCCCCAAAAAGCGACGTCTTTTTGCCAGTCGTTTGCATGATCAAAGAAATTTGTATCCTCGCTTTGGCAAAAGTACTGCGTCTGGTGCAGCTCTTGGCAGACGACTAGATCAGCACCGCCTTTTTTTGCCTCGGCAATTAGCTCAAGTGTCTTTGCGATAGTCGCCTCTTTTGTGCCTTTAAATTCTTGTTGAAGTAGCGCTACTTTCATCTCATTTCCCTTCTTTGTCGTTGTATGGGTCTAAATGCGTGGTTATCTGCCACGAATAATCCCTAAATTTCTCTCTTATCTCAGCTTCAAGCGAGTCGGCCACTTCGTGCGCGTCGTAAAGCGAGATATCTTTGTCAAAAACTAAATGCAGCGTTAAAAATATGGCATTTGCGCTCTGCCTTGTGTTTAGATAGTGAAAATCAGAAATTCTTTCTTTTGCCTTTATCATTTTGATGATCCCCTCTGTGACTTCAGGGCTTGCTGCATGATCCAACAAGATACCAAAGGCGTCTTTACCTAAATTTATAGCACTTTGAGCGATGTAGCCACTTATCACGATACCAAAGATCGCATCAATCATCACAAATCCGCTAAATTTAATGATAAGTAGCGAAATAATGACTGCTAGGTTGCTAAAAAGGTCGATCTTATAGTGCAACGCGTCTGCTTTTATGATAAGGTTTCCGCTTTTTTTAGAAATTTGGTTTAAAAATAGCACCAAACATAACGTCACTATGACCGAAAACACCATCACACCAAGGCTTAAGCCAAGGTCTATCTCTAAATTTGGCTCGCTAAATTTTTTAATACTCTCATAAAATATATATCCAGCAGCCACAACGATGATGACACACTCAAATAGCGCTGCTAACGCCTCTAGCTTTGTGTAGCCAAAGTTAAATCTCTCATCGGCTTGCTTTCTTGACTTTCTAAGCGCAAATAAATTTAAAAGCGAAACGATAAAATCAAGCATCGAGTCAATTGCCGAGCCAAGCACAGCGACCGAGCCGCTAAAAAGCCCAGCTGTAAATTTCACAAGTGCGAGCAAAAAGGCGCAAGCTCCAGCTGCGATAACAGCCTTATTTTCGCCCTGCGTGCACTCCTGCTTATTTATACGGTTAAACTCATAATCAAACGGACTTGACAAGACTAAGACCTTTTATATCTATTTTGGCTTGAGCAGTGAAGCGAGCCATTTTGACGCACAAAAACTAGCGAATTTACACCGATGATCTTTCTATCTGGCAGTGCCTTGGCTAGTAAATTTAGCACCTTTTCATCGTTTTCGTCATTATATGTTGGCACGATTAGCGCACCATTTATAAAGATAAAGTTTGCATAGGTGCAGCCAAGCCTTTTGCCATCATAAAATTTAGGTTTTGGTAGTGGCAAGGCAAGTAGCTTAAAGCCAGTTTTTTTAAGCTCATCCTCCATCTTTTTAAGCTCATCAAAGTGCTCATCGCTCTTGTCATCACAAGCTGCGTAAGCTATCGTATCAGGCGTGATAAAACGCGCTAAAGTGTCGATGTGACTATCAGTATCATCGCCTCTTATAAAGCCATTTTCAAGCCAAATGATACGCTTTAAGCCAAACAAACTCTTTAGCTTCTCCTCGATCTGCTCTTTGCTAAGAGCCTTGTTTCTATTTTCATTTAGCAGGCATTTTGAAGTGGTTAAAAGCACGCCATCTCCGTTAAACTCGATGCTCCCGCCCTCTAGTATCATATCAACTGGCTCAAGCTTGGTTTTGTAAATTTTAGCTACCTCCAAATTTATCGCATCATCTTTTGAACTCTTAAATTTACCGCCCCAAGCGTTAAATTTAAAGTCGTAGCTCTTTATGCCATCTTCAGCACAAACGTCGATCATGCCGTAGTCTCTGATCCAAGTATCATCAGTCTCAAGCTTAACAAACTCTACATTTTTAAATTTCTTAAATCTAGCAAAATTTGCCTCATCAGGGCAGATGAGCACTACCTTTTCAAACGGCGTAATAGCAGCCACTAGCTCTTCATAACTAGCTAAAATCTCCTCTAAATAAGGCTCCCAGTCGCTCTTACTATGTGGCAGCGACAAAAACAAAAGCTCCTGCTCTTCCCACTCTGCGTAAGCTCTCACGCTCTCTCCTTATAAATTTTATAAATTCCATAAATTGTAATGATTATCCAAAAGACCTCTATCAAAAATGAGCCAAGGTTAAAGTGCACAAAAAGCGAGATGATAAGTAGCACCGCACCTACTAAATTTATTATCTGATAGGCTAGATCGCGGCTATTTAGGCGGCCGATTTGAAGTAAAAAGTAGCCCAACACGATGCAAATCATCCCTAAAAAGCCGATGATCTGAAAAAGATCGATCAAATTTTATCCTTTTTGCAAGCTTAAATTTAAAGCAAGATCATATCTAATTAGTTTTAAATTTATGATTATAAGATAAAATAACTCCATTTTTCAGATTGGATTAAAGTTTTATGGATTTTGAGTTTATTGAGAAATTTTATCCGCTTTATGTTAAAGCCGGAGTGCTTACCTGTGAGATCGCCTTTTTAGGGATCATTTTTTCTATTTTGATCGGTATTTTTTGTATGGCCATGAAATTTTACAAGCTAAAATTTCTATCAAAAGTAATTGATTGCTACGTCGAGCTCTCAAGAAATACACCACTTCTTATACAGCTTTTCTTTTTATATTATGGCTTGCCAAAGCTTGGAGTGTCGATGGGCGGCTTTACCTGTGCGGTCGCTGGTCTTAGCTTTCTTGGTGGTAGCTATATGAGTGAGAGCTTTAGGCTTGGCTTTGAGGCGGTTAGAAAGTCGCAGATCGAAGCGGGACTAAGTATCGCACTTAGTAAAAATCAGCTCCTAAGGTATGTTATCTTGCCTCAAGCATTTAGTGTAGCAGTGCCAAGCATCAGTGCAAATATTATCTTTTTACTAAAAGAGACAAGCATCGTTAGTATCGTGGCACTTGCTGATCTAGTTTACGTCGCAAAGGATCTCATTGGGCTTTATTACAAAACAGATGAAGCGCTTTTTATGCTAGTAATTAGCTATCTCATCATCATCTTGCCAGTCTCGCTGGTGCTTAGCTATGTCGAAAAAAGGGTGAGAAATGCAAGGAGTTAGTATTTTATTTGACACGCAAAATTTACTAAGGCTCTTTGAAGGTCTAGTCGTTAGCACAGAAATTTCATTTATCTCTATTTTTATCTCTATAATCGGTGGCTTAGTGCTTGGCGTGCTTATGAGCATGAAAAACAAATTTATCTATTTTATTTTAAAAATTTGCCTAGAAATCGTTCGTATAATGCCTCAGATCGTTTGGCTATTTTTATTTTATTTTGGTGTCAGCAAGGCGTTTGATATTCACATTTCAGCATTTACAGCCTCACTCATCGTCTTTAGCTTGTGGGGAATTTTTGAAATGATGGACATCGTGCGTGGCGCAATAACATCAATACCAAAACATCAATTTGAATCAGCCGCATCACTTGGGCTTAGTAGATTTCAAATTTACTCTCACGTCATCATCCCACTTGCCACAAGAAGGCTAGTGCCTGGAGCAGTAAATTTACTAAGTCGTATGATAAAAACGACCTCTATAGTCGTGCTAATTGGCGTTGTAGAGGTTGTCAAAGTCGGTCAGCAGATCATCGAGCGAAATGTATTTACAAATCCTATGGCGCCATTTTGGATATACACGCTCATATTCTTTTTATATTTTGTGATCTGCTATCCAGTCTCAAAACTATCAAAAAAACTAGAAGAAAAATGGAGCTAAAATGAGCGAAAACATATTAGAACTTAAAAAAATAAATAAATTTTATGGAGAGCTTCACGCCTTAAAAGATATAAATTTAGAGGTAAAAAGCGGTGAAGTGGTCGTACTTCTTGGCCCATCAGGCTGTGGCAAAAGCACAACTCTTAGATGTATAAACGGCCTTGAGAGTATCGCTAGCGGCGAGATAATAATTGATGGCGAAGTAATTGATGCTAAATTTAATGATTGGCAAAGGATCCGCCAAAAAGTCGGCATGGTCTTTCAAAGTTATGAGCTATTTGATCATATGAACGTCATAGACAACGTCCTTCTTGGACCTTTGAAGGTGCAAAAAAGAGATAGAGCCGAGGCTGAAAAAACGGCTGATATGTGGTTAAGCAAGGTTGGACTTCTTGATAAGAAATTTGCCTATCCAAAGGAGCTAAGCGGCGGCCAAAAGCAACGCATAGCAATAGTAAGAAGCCTTTGTTTAAACCCTGAAATTATGCTATTTGATGAGGTTACGGCTGCGCTTGATCCAGAGATCGTTAGAGAAGTGCTTGACGTGATACTAAATTTAGCCAAAGATGGAATGACGATGCTAATAGTCACCCATGAAATGAGCTTTGCAAGGGCGGTTGCAAACAAGATCGTATTTATGGATGCTGGGGCGATCGTGGAGATCAGCGAGCCGGAGGAATTTTTTACCAACCCAAAGAGCGATCGCGCGAAGAAATTTCTAAATTTATTCTCGTTTTAGAAAAAATAAGAGATAATTTGCCGTTTTTTCAAAATGCGTTTAGAGCGAAATTTTAACGCTCTTATTTATTTAACTTTTTACAAGGAGAAAGAGTGAGAAAATTTAAATTTTTCTTATTAGCATTAATCGCTACCGTCTTTCTAACGGGTTGTGGTAATGACAAAGGTGCCGACACGGCAAAAGCTGCTTCAAACGAAGCTGATGCGATCGCAAAGATCAAAGAGCGCGGATATGTAAGAATTGGCGTTTTCAGCGACAAACCACCATTTGGCTATGTCGATAAAGACGGCAAAAACCAAGGCTATGATATTTACTTTGCAAAACGTATCGCAAAAGATCTACTAGGCGATGAGAGCAAGGTAAAATTTGAGCTAGTAGAGGCTGCTGGTAGAGTTGAAGTTTTAGTAGCTGATAAAGTAGATATCACGCTTGCAAATTTCACAAAAACACCTGAGCGCGCACAAGTTGTTGATTTTGCGCTTCCATACATGAAGGTTTCGCTTGGCATCGTAAGCCCTGAAGGTGCAGTGATAAAGAGCATCGATGAGCTAAAAGATAAAACCCTAATCGTAAATAAAGGCACAACCGCAGATGCGTTTTTTACAAAAAATTATCCTGACATTAAGCTTGCAAAATACGACCAAAATACTGAAACATTTGCAGCTTTGGTTGATAAAAGAGGTGCCGCACTAGCACATGATAATGCCCTACTTTTTGCCTGGGCAAAAGAGACTCCTGGTTTTGTTGTAGGCGTTGAAGCGCTTGGTGATGTGGATGTGATAGCACCAGCTGTTAAAAAAGGAAACAAAGTTTTACTTGACTGGCTAAACAATGAGATCATTGAGCTTGGAAAAGAAAATTTCTTCCACAAAGACTATGATGCTACACTAAAACCGATCTACGGCGATAGCGTCAATCCAGAATCACTTGTCGTTGAAGGCGGCAAACTTTGAAAATTTAATGGCGTAAATCTTTACGCCATCTCTCTTTTTTT from Campylobacter concisus ATCC 51562 harbors:
- a CDS encoding phosphate ABC transporter substrate-binding protein, translated to MKKSLMLAASMLLLSLNFASGADEKTQVSFSGSSTLAPVIAKISTNFIEKYETWDKVDNSLPNKNITIFVSAGGSGAGVKAVLDHVADFGMLARDIKDSEKAKIKDMKAYTLGIDALCVAVNPENEVIKLKGGNLSKNEIVKIFSGEYKKWSDLDKSLPNDEIVVVTRDLGGGAHEVFQKKIMKDVKVSKNVIQSPSMGALVSKIIENKNAIGYASFGITNQNKGKLIPLNVDGVEPTVKNIVDGKYYISRPLIIVKSGDLSKSEQIFVDVLNSAEGQKTIEKMGFIPVK
- the pstC gene encoding phosphate ABC transporter permease subunit PstC, whose product is MTGQIFKGGVYLFTLLSAILLLLLVGFLLINSTSFFAEVSLFDFLLNGDWDVSTEPFSFGLFNILIANFAVAFLACIFSFFISLGITIFICFFASAWLKHVLDWMIRILAGIPSIIYGFFALYTVVKILESGLKMSAGESVLAASLILSVMILPFFTSHLLQSVDLLKQNFKTNSDALGVSTGYFIRKIIFRKSIKTSISGFILAFSRAAGETMAVMMVIGNTPLFPHLLSKAQTIPSLIALEMGMSEAGSLHYHALIASGFVLLVFIFLLNIFIFKFEKNNERF
- a CDS encoding PstA family ABC transporter permease, whose translation is MNAFKDHLVKFYAYLCVFIVVAVIFWIFYFIFANGISQINLDFLTKNPQGLNLGESGGIRDAIIGSFLLMILSMIFSALLGVSCAIYRQIYCTSSTIKLGLKFIIQTMASIPSILLGMFVYGLFIVSLDIPKSLLTASITLALMVFPFVEVSVEKVISQIDEKMLRDSFALGVDKNFMARKLVLPTIRKNIISILILAGSYAIGATAPLLLTGVVFMAKAEGLLSPVMALPFHLHMLLSQSVATQNAYATALVLIFILIILHLLSAVVLFDIGEKIARYFKHKRS
- a CDS encoding phosphate ABC transporter ATP-binding protein, with the protein product MLDILNIKDLSISYQDNEILKDLNLSVAENEIICLMGSSGCGKSTFLSALNGFLEQKGGRYSGEILFKGENIKNKGEIWLRRKLAILFQDATLFPFSVERNLTYAMEFYEGSIKDKQKRVEELLKSVNLLGEISDLDMPASKLSGGQKQRLCIARMLTTKPEVLMLDEPCSSLDMKNILIVEDLLKSLSQRYTIIITTHNEEQAKRLGGRIVRIVDKKFAF
- a CDS encoding carbon-nitrogen hydrolase, translating into MKVALLQQEFKGTKEATIAKTLELIAEAKKGGADLVVCQELHQTQYFCQSEDTNFFDHANDWQKDVAFWGRVAKENGVVLVTSLFEKRADGLYHNTAFVFECDGSVAGKYRKMHIPDDPGFYEKFYFTPGDIGFEPVETSLGKLGVLVCWDQWYPEAARLMALKGAKILIYPTAIGWFEDDSDDEKSRQLEAWVAVQRGHSVANGLPVVAVNRVGFEKDDSGVMDGIKFWGNSFVFGPQGEQLFRANSTDELCKIVEIDMKRSEEVRRIWPFLRDRRIDAYANIIKRFID
- a CDS encoding cation diffusion facilitator family transporter — encoded protein: MSSPFDYEFNRINKQECTQGENKAVIAAGACAFLLALVKFTAGLFSGSVAVLGSAIDSMLDFIVSLLNLFALRKSRKQADERFNFGYTKLEALAALFECVIIVVAAGYIFYESIKKFSEPNLEIDLGLSLGVMVFSVIVTLCLVLFLNQISKKSGNLIIKADALHYKIDLFSNLAVIISLLIIKFSGFVMIDAIFGIVISGYIAQSAINLGKDAFGILLDHAASPEVTEGIIKMIKAKERISDFHYLNTRQSANAIFLTLHLVFDKDISLYDAHEVADSLEAEIREKFRDYSWQITTHLDPYNDKEGK
- a CDS encoding agmatine deiminase family protein; amino-acid sequence: MRAYAEWEEQELLFLSLPHSKSDWEPYLEEILASYEELVAAITPFEKVVLICPDEANFARFKKFKNVEFVKLETDDTWIRDYGMIDVCAEDGIKSYDFKFNAWGGKFKSSKDDAINLEVAKIYKTKLEPVDMILEGGSIEFNGDGVLLTTSKCLLNENRNKALSKEQIEEKLKSLFGLKRIIWLENGFIRGDDTDSHIDTLARFITPDTIAYAACDDKSDEHFDELKKMEDELKKTGFKLLALPLPKPKFYDGKRLGCTYANFIFINGALIVPTYNDENDEKVLNLLAKALPDRKIIGVNSLVFVRQNGSLHCSSQNRYKRS
- a CDS encoding CBU_0592 family membrane protein, whose translation is MIDLFQIIGFLGMICIVLGYFLLQIGRLNSRDLAYQIINLVGAVLLIISLFVHFNLGSFLIEVFWIIITIYGIYKIYKERA
- a CDS encoding amino acid ABC transporter permease encodes the protein MDFEFIEKFYPLYVKAGVLTCEIAFLGIIFSILIGIFCMAMKFYKLKFLSKVIDCYVELSRNTPLLIQLFFLYYGLPKLGVSMGGFTCAVAGLSFLGGSYMSESFRLGFEAVRKSQIEAGLSIALSKNQLLRYVILPQAFSVAVPSISANIIFLLKETSIVSIVALADLVYVAKDLIGLYYKTDEALFMLVISYLIIILPVSLVLSYVEKRVRNARS
- a CDS encoding amino acid ABC transporter permease gives rise to the protein MQGVSILFDTQNLLRLFEGLVVSTEISFISIFISIIGGLVLGVLMSMKNKFIYFILKICLEIVRIMPQIVWLFLFYFGVSKAFDIHISAFTASLIVFSLWGIFEMMDIVRGAITSIPKHQFESAASLGLSRFQIYSHVIIPLATRRLVPGAVNLLSRMIKTTSIVVLIGVVEVVKVGQQIIERNVFTNPMAPFWIYTLIFFLYFVICYPVSKLSKKLEEKWS
- a CDS encoding amino acid ABC transporter ATP-binding protein; the encoded protein is MSENILELKKINKFYGELHALKDINLEVKSGEVVVLLGPSGCGKSTTLRCINGLESIASGEIIIDGEVIDAKFNDWQRIRQKVGMVFQSYELFDHMNVIDNVLLGPLKVQKRDRAEAEKTADMWLSKVGLLDKKFAYPKELSGGQKQRIAIVRSLCLNPEIMLFDEVTAALDPEIVREVLDVILNLAKDGMTMLIVTHEMSFARAVANKIVFMDAGAIVEISEPEEFFTNPKSDRAKKFLNLFSF
- a CDS encoding cysteine ABC transporter substrate-binding protein, which translates into the protein MRKFKFFLLALIATVFLTGCGNDKGADTAKAASNEADAIAKIKERGYVRIGVFSDKPPFGYVDKDGKNQGYDIYFAKRIAKDLLGDESKVKFELVEAAGRVEVLVADKVDITLANFTKTPERAQVVDFALPYMKVSLGIVSPEGAVIKSIDELKDKTLIVNKGTTADAFFTKNYPDIKLAKYDQNTETFAALVDKRGAALAHDNALLFAWAKETPGFVVGVEALGDVDVIAPAVKKGNKVLLDWLNNEIIELGKENFFHKDYDATLKPIYGDSVNPESLVVEGGKL